In one window of Tellurirhabdus rosea DNA:
- a CDS encoding SH2 domain-containing protein — translation MKKFSYRVLMGLFALIGCQQPEAGEPESQAAGEYTATVIYQLPADGCSWHLRIQEGEQSRLFAATEASEKKLVDFVEKNGLGPDGTSRTPVVVNLQPTSRKRDIICGWGSKQTLDEAEVLSIRAK, via the coding sequence ATGAAAAAGTTTTCGTACCGCGTGCTGATGGGCCTCTTTGCCCTCATCGGATGCCAGCAGCCGGAGGCGGGTGAGCCCGAATCCCAGGCGGCCGGCGAATACACCGCCACCGTGATCTACCAACTTCCGGCCGACGGCTGTTCGTGGCACCTCCGGATTCAGGAGGGCGAGCAGTCCCGCCTGTTTGCCGCCACAGAAGCGTCGGAAAAGAAGCTTGTTGATTTTGTCGAGAAAAATGGCCTGGGACCGGACGGGACCAGCCGCACCCCGGTCGTGGTGAATCTGCAGCCGACCAGCCGCAAGCGCGACATCATCTGCGGATGGGGCTCAAAACAGACCCTGGACGAGGCCGAAGTGCTGTCCATCCGGGCGAAGTGA
- a CDS encoding OmpA family protein, giving the protein MKAVLGLVVGIGWLARTALAQTPAPKVSGDGLKAEYFAGPNFERKVLTRTDPSVNFNWNWQSPGPGVPREYFSVRWTGKLYAPTTGAYRFSALVDDGIRVWVGGRKVIDEWRKQDDTEFVGEIVLTAGKAYDLRVEYYNDWKGSVIYLFWETPEDRKARSFFSNSRPDKPIPSQYLFSSAARLPVKAAPRPARKAVAAAAPAPKPPTIAGAPAVAGRESRSPIRAAQPVVAKAVANTPAMAPPKAPDVFTSLNPGSTLVLKSVLFDQSSYRLLSGSYEELDKLVRTLAKNPDLSIRITGHTDNIGDARLNRALSENRAKVVMNYLVQHGIAADRLEAAGLGGAQPVADNGTESGRAQNRRVEFTVK; this is encoded by the coding sequence ATGAAAGCGGTACTTGGTCTGGTGGTAGGAATCGGGTGGCTGGCGAGAACGGCCCTGGCGCAGACTCCGGCCCCCAAAGTCAGCGGCGACGGCCTGAAAGCGGAGTATTTCGCCGGGCCCAACTTTGAACGGAAGGTCCTGACCCGGACCGACCCCTCCGTCAATTTCAACTGGAACTGGCAAAGCCCCGGCCCCGGCGTGCCCCGGGAGTACTTCTCGGTGCGCTGGACGGGCAAACTCTACGCCCCAACGACCGGCGCCTACCGCTTCAGCGCCCTTGTGGACGACGGCATCCGCGTCTGGGTCGGCGGCCGGAAGGTCATCGATGAATGGCGCAAACAGGACGATACCGAATTCGTGGGCGAAATAGTTCTCACCGCCGGAAAAGCGTACGATTTGCGGGTGGAATATTACAACGACTGGAAAGGCAGCGTAATTTACCTATTCTGGGAAACGCCCGAGGACCGCAAGGCCCGTTCGTTTTTCAGCAACAGCCGACCCGACAAGCCCATCCCCTCGCAATACCTGTTCAGTTCGGCCGCGCGGCTCCCGGTCAAGGCCGCGCCCAGACCGGCCAGAAAAGCGGTAGCCGCCGCCGCTCCGGCTCCCAAACCTCCGACGATAGCGGGCGCCCCGGCTGTTGCGGGCCGCGAATCCCGTTCTCCGATCCGGGCGGCGCAGCCGGTGGTGGCAAAAGCGGTCGCCAACACCCCGGCGATGGCCCCGCCCAAAGCACCGGACGTTTTTACCAGCCTCAATCCCGGCAGTACGCTGGTTCTTAAAAGCGTCCTGTTCGACCAGAGCAGCTACCGGCTGCTGTCGGGTTCGTACGAGGAACTGGATAAGCTGGTCCGGACGCTGGCGAAAAATCCGGATCTCAGCATCCGCATCACCGGGCATACGGATAACATCGGCGACGCCCGCCTGAACCGGGCACTTTCGGAGAATCGGGCCAAAGTGGTCATGAATTACCTCGTTCAGCACGGCATCGCGGCGGACCGGCTGGAGGCGGCGGGCCTCGGCGGGGCGCAGCCGGTCGCGGATAACGGGACCGAAAGCGGGCGGGCGCAGAATCGCCGGGTGGAATTTACGGTTAAATAA
- a CDS encoding winged helix-turn-helix domain-containing protein, with translation MSRLLTFSVLGIISLLAVGNTWQTPEADVRFAEKVNLALRRTAHHLLVAAGDSTSRIPPVQEPEPRTFTIRIDRSLDYNRLPNLLQESLKRHDIRQKYDVSLLDCGRNQLQLGYSSLDLLSGKPVPCVDRYHQPGCYVLKISFEPAGSPVRSAGLWWGLAGVFLLGVGVYSLRNRSGGQVNKEKTAPAGEAKKSVQFGQSSFDATTQTLYVGAQAHTLTYREAKLLGFFLDHPNQVVGREAILKAVWEDEGVTVGRSVDVFVSRLRKLMQHDSSLQIKAVHGVGYRFEVAAS, from the coding sequence ATGAGCAGATTACTGACTTTTTCGGTATTGGGGATTATCAGCCTGCTGGCGGTCGGAAACACCTGGCAGACGCCGGAAGCCGACGTTCGTTTTGCCGAAAAAGTCAATCTGGCCCTGCGGCGCACCGCGCATCACCTGCTGGTGGCCGCAGGCGACTCCACTTCCCGGATTCCGCCGGTTCAGGAGCCCGAACCCCGGACGTTTACCATCCGGATAGACCGTTCCCTGGACTACAACCGCCTGCCAAACCTGCTCCAGGAATCGCTGAAACGCCACGACATCCGGCAGAAATACGATGTGTCCTTGCTTGACTGCGGGCGGAATCAGCTGCAACTGGGCTATAGTTCGCTGGACCTGCTGAGTGGAAAGCCGGTGCCCTGCGTCGACCGCTACCACCAACCGGGCTGTTATGTGCTCAAAATAAGCTTTGAACCTGCCGGTTCGCCGGTCCGGTCCGCCGGTTTGTGGTGGGGGCTGGCCGGTGTTTTTCTGCTGGGCGTGGGCGTTTACAGCCTCCGGAACCGTTCGGGAGGCCAGGTGAATAAAGAGAAAACAGCCCCGGCCGGGGAGGCGAAGAAGTCCGTTCAGTTCGGCCAGTCCAGTTTTGATGCCACCACCCAGACGCTGTATGTCGGCGCGCAGGCGCACACCCTGACGTACCGCGAAGCCAAGCTGCTCGGGTTCTTTCTCGATCATCCCAACCAGGTAGTGGGGCGGGAAGCGATTCTGAAGGCCGTCTGGGAGGACGAAGGCGTGACCGTAGGCCGCAGCGTGGACGTGTTTGTGTCGCGCCTGCGCAAACTGATGCAGCACGATTCGTCCCTGCAAATCAAGGCCGTACACGGAGTCGGTTACCGGTTCGAGGTGGCCGCCTCGTAA
- a CDS encoding ABC transporter permease — protein MLYNYLKIAFRNLWKNRVFTFVNAGGLALGIAAFVLILEYVAFERSVNQFHTNLPTLYRLTGQNPEGETWTDMAPAVAPLARQTFPEVRAFCRIAESAAKGIVSLEGERGQPLRSFRETDIVYADASFFTLFSFPLRQGEASAALVQPNTVALSESQARKYFGNDRALGRTLVLNNQFGKTTYTVTAVYADMPAASDYQFQMVLSLQTLANPANLNGNGWARLDGFDGAYLTTFLQLTETADSDVLAGKFNELKKQRNASDDSVFGLQPAAHIHLAASLGETYPTTGSLAFVYLLTGIAVLILVIAWFNYINLSTATALKRAREVGVRKAIGAERSQLVVQFMGESLLLNGVGLLLGLALVISLQNVYNLLIEKDLSLATLRHDSLWLAGLALVLGGAVGSGIYTALALSSFNPVQTLKGLYGGVGRGALLRKSLVVFQFGISVALIIGTLVLYRQLQFMQTQELGFDPKNRVVIRSPQVGSSEILNTRWAALGQQLEQRPFVRSYARTGITPGAYYNFSTNGITRPNPRPGDEKKVYSMGIVDNRYLQTMGIALAAGRNFTDGECEKEWETSAKVVINEAAARQLGFASAEAATGQFINWGQAYEIVGVIKNYHHQGLRQPIEPMILLPRTYAGDLIVELTTDRKENLAQLEQLYRAAFPGNPFEAFFLEENYIRQYRSEQQYSIVFTAASALAIFIACLGLFGLATFMAEQRTKEIGIRKVLGASGTSIVTLLARDFLKLVLIAIIIASPLAWWAAQRWLQDFAFRTDLNGWIFAAAGGLAVLIALLTVSFQAIKAALVNPVKSLRTE, from the coding sequence ATGCTTTACAACTACCTGAAAATCGCCTTCCGCAACCTGTGGAAAAACCGCGTCTTTACGTTCGTCAACGCGGGCGGACTGGCGCTGGGCATCGCGGCTTTCGTGCTCATTCTCGAATACGTGGCCTTCGAACGGAGCGTCAACCAGTTCCATACCAACCTGCCGACGCTCTACCGCCTGACCGGCCAGAATCCGGAAGGAGAGACCTGGACCGACATGGCTCCGGCCGTGGCGCCGCTGGCCCGGCAGACGTTTCCGGAGGTGCGCGCTTTCTGCCGGATTGCCGAAAGCGCGGCCAAAGGCATCGTTTCGCTGGAGGGCGAACGGGGCCAGCCTTTGCGCTCTTTCCGGGAAACGGATATTGTGTATGCCGACGCCAGCTTCTTTACGCTGTTTTCCTTCCCGCTGCGGCAGGGCGAGGCTTCGGCGGCGCTGGTGCAGCCCAATACGGTGGCCCTCTCCGAATCGCAGGCCCGCAAGTATTTCGGCAACGACCGGGCACTGGGCCGGACGCTCGTTCTGAACAATCAGTTCGGAAAAACGACCTATACGGTCACGGCGGTGTATGCCGATATGCCCGCGGCTTCGGATTACCAGTTCCAGATGGTGCTGTCGCTGCAAACGCTGGCTAACCCTGCCAACCTGAACGGTAACGGCTGGGCCCGCCTCGACGGCTTCGACGGAGCCTACCTGACTACCTTCCTGCAACTGACCGAAACGGCCGACTCCGACGTACTGGCCGGGAAATTCAACGAACTGAAAAAGCAGCGCAATGCCTCTGACGACAGCGTTTTTGGGCTGCAACCCGCCGCTCACATCCACCTGGCGGCTTCGCTCGGTGAGACGTACCCCACCACGGGTAGCCTGGCCTTTGTCTACCTCCTGACGGGCATTGCCGTCCTGATTCTGGTCATTGCCTGGTTCAATTACATCAACCTGTCGACGGCCACGGCCCTGAAACGGGCGCGGGAAGTGGGCGTGCGGAAAGCCATCGGGGCAGAGCGCAGTCAGCTTGTCGTGCAGTTTATGGGCGAATCGCTGCTGCTGAACGGAGTGGGTCTGCTCTTGGGGCTGGCCCTGGTGATTTCGCTTCAGAACGTCTACAACCTTCTGATCGAGAAAGACCTGTCGCTCGCTACGCTCCGGCACGATTCGCTCTGGCTGGCGGGACTGGCGCTGGTGCTGGGCGGGGCGGTGGGTTCCGGCATTTATACGGCTCTGGCCCTGTCGTCGTTCAATCCGGTGCAGACGCTGAAGGGGCTGTACGGCGGAGTGGGGCGCGGGGCGCTGCTGCGAAAATCGCTGGTGGTGTTTCAGTTTGGGATTTCGGTCGCACTCATCATCGGGACGCTGGTGCTTTACCGGCAGTTGCAGTTCATGCAGACGCAGGAGTTGGGCTTCGATCCGAAAAATCGGGTGGTCATCCGGTCGCCGCAGGTTGGGTCGAGCGAAATCCTGAACACCCGCTGGGCGGCGCTCGGGCAACAGCTCGAACAGCGGCCGTTTGTCCGGAGCTACGCCCGGACGGGCATTACCCCCGGCGCCTATTACAACTTCTCGACCAACGGAATCACGCGGCCCAATCCGCGTCCCGGCGACGAGAAGAAAGTGTACTCGATGGGCATCGTGGACAACCGATACCTGCAGACGATGGGCATCGCTCTGGCGGCGGGGCGCAATTTTACGGATGGCGAATGTGAAAAAGAATGGGAAACCAGCGCCAAGGTAGTCATCAACGAAGCCGCCGCCCGGCAGCTGGGCTTTGCCTCGGCCGAAGCGGCGACGGGGCAATTCATCAACTGGGGACAAGCGTACGAAATCGTCGGGGTCATCAAAAACTACCACCACCAGGGCCTGCGGCAACCGATTGAGCCGATGATTCTGCTGCCCCGGACCTATGCCGGAGATCTGATCGTGGAACTGACGACCGACCGGAAGGAAAACCTGGCCCAGCTGGAGCAACTGTACCGGGCGGCTTTTCCGGGCAACCCGTTTGAAGCGTTTTTTCTGGAAGAAAATTACATCCGGCAGTATCGGAGCGAACAGCAGTACAGCATCGTCTTCACGGCCGCATCCGCCCTGGCCATTTTCATCGCCTGTCTGGGCCTGTTCGGGCTGGCGACTTTCATGGCCGAGCAGCGGACGAAGGAAATCGGCATCCGCAAAGTGCTGGGAGCCTCGGGCACAAGCATCGTGACGCTGCTGGCCCGGGATTTCCTGAAACTGGTGCTCATCGCCATCATCATCGCCTCGCCGCTGGCGTGGTGGGCGGCCCAGCGCTGGCTGCAGGACTTCGCCTTCAGGACCGACCTGAACGGCTGGATTTTTGCCGCTGCCGGTGGGCTGGCCGTGCTGATTGCGCTGCTGACGGTGAGCTTCCAGGCGATCAAGGCCGCGCTGGTGAATCCGGTGAAATCCCTGCGGACGGAATGA
- a CDS encoding ABC transporter permease — MFQSYLKIAWRNLWKNRVYSGINVLGLAVGLAVCALITLYVADELSFDRHHERSDRIYRVVHHASWSGRDLNLAVTSAPYAPALQQTFPEIEKTVRILTEGGGVLQHGETKVESDDIVFADASLFQVFSHPFLYGDPATALAKPQSIVLTKSLATRLFADAGKAVGQTVLFENNFPNLVTGVIEDVPQNSHLVFSGVRSLPTGFTDDWQNFSLYTYLLLKPGADAPKLAARFPAFFERFIKPEMGDVNYRMELQPLTAIHLHSNLDFEYGPNGNSQTVAIFSLIGALILLLAGINYTNLAMARSIIRVREVGVRKAVGSARRQLAELFLTETGLLVVLATGLGVVLAEMSLPLFNELTGKSLSIWRFGVGYSLLALTGFAVVAGILSGAYPALFLSGARPVIALRGQLGSQAGKLVFRKALVTFQFVITVALMAASGIIYQQLRFTLTKNLGFNKDQVLTVHLNEERTRTQIPAIKAHLLGSSLVEGVSVASNSIGRNFLGGNGHYFEIGGKMSESTRIANDLQVDGDFLNTMDIRLLQGRNLSDKTPADRQNAVLVNQTLAKAMGWTNPIGRRVRSFRQDTLIERRVVGVVQDFHLNSLQHKIEPLLLQLPASDNEQDNLYIRIRAGQAEAALAVIEKTYHQFEPGGVFNYQFLNQNFARQYSTEQKQGRLLQVLTALAIFIACLGLFGLAAFTAEQRTKEIGVRKVLGASVTSIVVMLSKDFLTLVVIAVVIACPIAWYGMTRWLQDFAYRIDLAWWMFALAGVLAVVVALLTVSFHAVKAALMNPVKSLRAE, encoded by the coding sequence ATGTTTCAGAGCTACCTCAAAATTGCCTGGCGGAATCTGTGGAAGAACCGCGTTTACAGTGGCATCAATGTGCTGGGGCTGGCCGTTGGGCTGGCGGTCTGCGCCTTGATTACCCTCTACGTGGCCGACGAACTCAGCTTCGACCGCCACCACGAACGGTCGGACCGCATCTACCGCGTCGTGCATCACGCATCCTGGAGCGGGCGGGACCTGAATCTGGCCGTTACGTCCGCTCCTTATGCCCCGGCTCTCCAGCAGACGTTTCCGGAGATCGAAAAGACCGTACGCATTCTTACCGAAGGCGGCGGCGTGCTGCAGCACGGTGAAACCAAAGTGGAGTCCGATGACATTGTGTTTGCCGATGCCAGCCTTTTTCAGGTATTCAGTCATCCGTTTCTGTACGGCGACCCGGCGACGGCCCTCGCCAAACCGCAGTCGATTGTGCTGACGAAAAGTTTGGCCACCCGCCTGTTTGCGGATGCAGGCAAAGCCGTGGGCCAGACCGTGCTGTTTGAAAACAACTTTCCGAACCTTGTGACGGGGGTGATCGAAGACGTGCCCCAGAATTCGCATCTGGTTTTCAGCGGCGTCCGCTCCCTGCCGACCGGCTTCACCGACGACTGGCAGAATTTCAGCCTATACACCTACCTGCTGCTCAAACCCGGCGCCGATGCGCCGAAGCTGGCGGCCAGATTTCCGGCGTTCTTCGAGCGTTTCATCAAGCCCGAAATGGGGGACGTCAACTACCGGATGGAATTGCAGCCCCTGACAGCCATTCACCTTCATTCCAACCTTGATTTTGAATACGGCCCGAACGGTAACAGCCAGACGGTAGCTATTTTCAGCCTCATCGGCGCGCTGATCCTGCTGCTGGCGGGCATCAATTACACCAACCTGGCGATGGCTCGCTCGATTATCCGCGTTCGGGAAGTGGGCGTCCGAAAAGCCGTCGGTTCGGCCCGGCGTCAGCTGGCCGAACTGTTCCTGACCGAAACCGGGCTGCTGGTCGTACTGGCCACGGGACTGGGCGTCGTGCTGGCCGAAATGAGCCTGCCCCTGTTCAATGAGCTGACCGGTAAGTCGCTGTCCATCTGGCGGTTTGGGGTTGGCTACAGCCTGCTGGCCTTAACCGGCTTTGCCGTCGTGGCGGGAATCCTCAGCGGAGCCTACCCGGCGCTGTTTCTGTCGGGGGCGCGTCCGGTGATCGCCCTGCGCGGACAGTTGGGAAGTCAGGCCGGTAAGCTGGTGTTTCGGAAAGCGCTGGTGACGTTCCAGTTCGTGATTACCGTTGCGCTCATGGCGGCGTCGGGCATTATTTACCAGCAACTGCGATTTACCCTGACCAAGAACCTCGGCTTCAACAAAGATCAGGTGCTGACGGTCCACCTGAACGAAGAGCGCACCCGGACGCAGATTCCGGCCATCAAGGCGCATCTCCTGGGCAGTTCACTCGTCGAGGGCGTGTCGGTAGCCAGTAATTCGATCGGGAGGAATTTTCTGGGCGGAAACGGTCATTATTTCGAGATTGGCGGCAAAATGAGCGAGTCTACGCGCATTGCCAACGACCTGCAGGTGGACGGCGATTTTCTGAACACGATGGACATCCGGCTGTTGCAGGGCCGCAACCTTTCGGACAAAACCCCGGCTGACCGCCAGAATGCCGTGCTCGTCAACCAGACGCTGGCGAAGGCGATGGGCTGGACAAATCCCATCGGGCGGCGCGTGCGCTCTTTTCGGCAGGATACGCTGATCGAGCGCCGGGTGGTGGGGGTCGTGCAGGATTTTCACCTCAATTCCCTGCAGCACAAAATCGAGCCGCTCCTGCTGCAACTTCCGGCCAGCGATAACGAGCAGGACAACCTGTACATCCGGATTCGGGCGGGGCAGGCCGAGGCGGCTCTGGCCGTCATCGAAAAGACTTACCACCAGTTTGAGCCGGGCGGGGTGTTCAACTATCAGTTCCTGAACCAGAATTTTGCCCGGCAGTATTCGACGGAACAGAAGCAGGGCCGGTTGCTCCAGGTGCTGACGGCCTTGGCCATTTTCATCGCCTGTCTGGGCCTGTTCGGGCTGGCGGCCTTCACGGCCGAGCAGCGGACGAAAGAAATTGGCGTCCGCAAGGTGCTGGGTGCGTCGGTGACCAGCATCGTGGTCATGCTCAGTAAAGACTTTCTCACGCTGGTCGTTATCGCCGTTGTCATTGCCTGCCCCATAGCGTGGTACGGCATGACTCGCTGGCTGCAGGACTTTGCCTACCGGATCGACCTTGCCTGGTGGATGTTTGCGCTGGCGGGTGTGCTGGCTGTCGTTGTCGCGCTGCTGACGGTGAGTTTCCATGCGGTGAAGGCGGCGCTGATGAATCCGGTGAAATCTTTGCGGGCGGAATAA
- a CDS encoding ABC transporter permease gives MLTNYLKIALRTLWRSPLYSLLNMTGLALGIACCLLIALYVYDEWSYDRFHRHADQIYRVVETQQQADGEYEVAVTPGPLAPTIKSDFPEVVEVARYGRWSGLMKYGKQVFEEPALYFADNSLLRMFDFPLVKGNLRTVLTRPDELVMTETAARKYFGEGWQQNPSVIGSVLRMNDQQNFRVVGILKDVPANSHLQFGILLSFEYAAADPWNYAWGSNNFHTYVQLRPGTDAAAFREKLKGQLIRYNPKTETKLALQRMTDIHLHSRFAFNTDNWTPRGDIFYVRLFATVGLIVLLIACVNFINLSTARSARRAREVGVRKTIGAFRWHLVLQFLGESALLTVAAVAAAVLLASALLPLFNELTGKQLSLNYVGGPFWLSLGVLTVAVSVLAGLYPAVFLSGYRPAEVLKGGGLLALGQSVRSRRSFGLRQMLVVGQFGLSLVLIIGTVFIFNQLRYMQQKSLGFEKSQLLYVRMGGNLRQQAARFKEELLRQSSIQAATTTTSTLVDVANESNIAWEGGPAEVDFLVTQMNVDPDFLPTVGMKLASGRNFRIQAAGAEPSFLVNETAARRMGLTARTALNKRVEFWGTKGRIVGVVRDFHFRPLNVPIAPFILRYAPAEPYFQLLVRTRPGRTPEALAQIQALYARFEKDAPLSYGFVNEELDRQYRAEERTGQIMKYFAGLAIFVSCLGLFGLSTFTAEQRTKEIGIRKVLGASVASVVALLSKDFLKLVLIAFGLASPVAWWAVNRWLQNFAYRIDTEWWVFALAGLLAIAIALLTISFQSLKAALVNPASSLRKE, from the coding sequence ATGCTGACCAACTACCTCAAAATCGCCCTCCGCACGCTCTGGCGCAGTCCGCTCTACAGCCTGCTGAACATGACGGGGCTGGCGCTGGGCATTGCCTGCTGCCTGCTGATCGCCCTGTACGTGTACGACGAGTGGAGCTACGACCGCTTCCACCGGCATGCCGACCAGATTTACCGGGTGGTGGAAACCCAGCAGCAGGCCGATGGCGAGTACGAGGTAGCCGTGACGCCCGGTCCGCTGGCCCCGACGATCAAAAGCGATTTTCCCGAGGTGGTGGAAGTGGCCCGCTACGGCCGCTGGAGCGGACTGATGAAATACGGCAAACAGGTTTTTGAAGAACCGGCGCTCTATTTTGCCGACAACAGCCTGCTGCGGATGTTCGATTTCCCGCTCGTCAAAGGAAACCTGCGGACGGTCCTGACCCGCCCCGACGAACTGGTGATGACCGAAACCGCCGCCCGGAAGTACTTCGGGGAGGGCTGGCAGCAGAATCCGTCCGTTATCGGCTCGGTGCTACGGATGAACGACCAGCAGAACTTCCGCGTGGTCGGCATTCTCAAAGACGTACCGGCCAACTCGCACCTCCAGTTTGGCATCCTGCTGTCGTTTGAGTACGCCGCCGCCGACCCCTGGAACTACGCCTGGGGCAGCAACAATTTTCACACGTACGTTCAGTTGCGGCCGGGCACCGACGCGGCGGCCTTCCGCGAAAAACTCAAAGGCCAGCTCATTCGCTACAATCCCAAAACCGAAACGAAGCTGGCGCTCCAGCGCATGACGGACATTCACCTGCACTCCCGGTTTGCCTTCAACACGGACAACTGGACGCCGCGGGGCGATATTTTCTACGTCCGGCTTTTTGCCACCGTGGGCCTGATCGTGCTGCTGATCGCCTGCGTCAACTTCATCAACCTCTCGACGGCCCGGTCGGCGCGACGGGCGCGGGAGGTGGGCGTCCGGAAAACCATCGGGGCGTTTCGCTGGCATCTGGTGCTCCAGTTTCTGGGCGAATCGGCCCTGCTGACGGTCGCCGCCGTGGCTGCCGCGGTGCTGCTGGCTTCGGCCCTGCTGCCGCTTTTCAACGAACTGACGGGTAAACAACTGTCGCTGAATTACGTCGGCGGACCGTTCTGGCTGTCACTGGGCGTCCTGACGGTGGCGGTCAGCGTGCTGGCGGGGCTGTACCCGGCCGTATTTCTGTCCGGATACCGGCCTGCGGAAGTCCTGAAAGGCGGCGGGCTGCTGGCTTTGGGTCAGTCCGTGCGGAGCCGGAGGAGCTTCGGGCTGCGGCAGATGCTGGTCGTGGGGCAGTTTGGTCTTTCGCTGGTGCTGATTATCGGAACGGTCTTCATTTTCAATCAGTTGCGGTACATGCAGCAGAAAAGTCTGGGTTTCGAAAAATCCCAGCTGCTGTACGTGCGGATGGGCGGTAACCTCAGACAGCAGGCCGCCCGTTTCAAAGAGGAACTTCTTCGCCAGAGCAGCATCCAGGCGGCCACCACGACGACATCGACGCTGGTGGATGTGGCCAACGAATCGAACATCGCCTGGGAGGGCGGACCGGCGGAGGTCGATTTTCTGGTGACGCAGATGAATGTGGACCCTGATTTTCTGCCGACCGTGGGTATGAAGCTGGCTTCCGGCCGCAACTTCCGGATTCAGGCGGCGGGTGCCGAGCCTTCCTTTCTCGTCAACGAGACCGCCGCCCGCCGGATGGGCTTGACGGCCCGTACGGCCCTCAACAAACGCGTCGAATTCTGGGGAACCAAAGGGCGCATTGTCGGCGTGGTGCGGGATTTCCATTTCCGGCCGCTGAACGTCCCGATTGCTCCGTTCATTTTACGATACGCCCCGGCCGAGCCGTATTTTCAGCTGCTGGTCCGCACCCGCCCGGGACGCACGCCGGAGGCGCTGGCGCAGATTCAGGCCCTGTACGCCCGGTTTGAAAAAGACGCCCCGCTTTCCTACGGCTTTGTCAACGAAGAACTCGACCGGCAGTACCGGGCCGAGGAGCGCACGGGGCAGATCATGAAGTATTTTGCCGGGCTGGCCATCTTTGTTTCGTGCCTGGGTCTGTTCGGGCTGTCGACCTTCACGGCCGAGCAGCGGACGAAAGAAATCGGTATCCGGAAGGTGCTCGGCGCGAGCGTGGCGAGTGTGGTGGCACTGCTGTCGAAGGATTTTCTGAAACTGGTGCTCATTGCCTTTGGGCTGGCCTCGCCGGTGGCCTGGTGGGCCGTGAACCGCTGGCTCCAGAATTTTGCCTACCGGATCGACACCGAATGGTGGGTCTTTGCGCTGGCCGGACTGCTGGCTATTGCCATTGCCCTGCTGACCATCAGTTTTCAAAGCCTCAAAGCGGCGCTGGTGAATCCGGCCAGTTCGTTGCGGAAGGAATAA